A single Elaeis guineensis isolate ETL-2024a chromosome 15, EG11, whole genome shotgun sequence DNA region contains:
- the LOC105058321 gene encoding zinc-finger homeodomain protein 9, producing MDPSPKISGPDTKPRTFSFSNGGLKRHHHRSLPAADFLYRECLKNHAARLGGHALDGCGEFMPSPAANHVDPTSLKCAACGCHRNFHRRLPKPLLLHHHDDGGGLEGGDEMDGGHDEDDINGRIEEEYGSADGRRRCRSSASPPPYSSAPHMLLALSSGLPGAPFPGRAVGPPAAAALPRKRFRTKFSPEQKERMHELSERLGWRMQKRDKGLVEEWCREIGVGKGVFKVWMHNNKHAFSGFAGRGEAGGGSGSGGGVGGGGGGCRDGGGIEGSGNDSGGHNSHVSSSS from the coding sequence ATGGACCCCTCCCCAAAAATCTCAGGCCCGGATACCAAGCCCAGGACCTTCTCCTTCTCCAACGGCGGTCTGAAGCGCCACCACCACCGGTCGTTGCCGGCGGCGGACTTCCTATATAGGGAATGCCTCAAGAACCACGCCGCCAGGCTCGGTGGCCACGCCCTCGACGGCTGCGGTGAGTTCATGCCCTCGCCGGCGGCCAACCACGTCGACCCCACCTCCCTCAAATGCGCCGCCTGCGGCTGTCACCGCAACTTCCACCGTCGCCTGCCGAAGCCCCTCCTCCTCCACCACCATGACGACGGCGGCGGCCTGGAGGGCGGGGACGAGATGGACGGAGGCCATGATGAGGACGACATCAACGGGCGGATAGAGGAGGAGTACGGCTCAGCCGACGGCCGCCGCCGTTGCCGTAGCTCCGCCTCTCCCCCGCCCTACTCCTCCGCTCCCCACATGCTCCTCGCGCTCAGTTCCGGCCTCCCTGGCGCCCCCTTTCCGGGACGGGCGGTGGGGCCGCCTGCGGCGGCGGCGTTGCCGAGGAAGAGGTTTCGAACGAAGTTCAGCCCGGAGCAGAAGGAGAGAATGCACGAGCTTTCGGAGAGATTGGGGTGGAGGATGCAGAAGAGGGATAAAGGATTGGTGGAGGAATGGTGCCGAGAGATCGGCGTCGGGAAGGGTGTATTCAAGGTGTGGATGCACAACAACAAGCACGCCTTCTCGGGCTTCGCAGGGAGAGGGGAGGCAGGCGGCGGAAGCGGCAGCGGAGGAGGAGTTGGGGGCGGCGGCGGCGGTTGCCGTGATGGTGGCGGGATTGAGGGGAGCGGCAATGACAGCGGCGGCCACAACAGCCATGTTTCTTCTTCCTCCTGA